One window from the genome of Garra rufa chromosome 1, GarRuf1.0, whole genome shotgun sequence encodes:
- the LOC141325315 gene encoding actin-related protein 2/3 complex subunit 1A-A, with the protein MSLYSFGLEPLSCHAWNKDRTQIAVSPNSNDVHIYQKKGKEWTKIHELTEHSGRITGIDWAPESNRIVTCAADRNAYVWTLKDGVWKPTLVLVRINRAATCVKWSPLENKFALGSGAKLISVCYFEKENDWWLSKHIKKPINSTVLSLDWHPNNVLLAAGSADLNCRIFSAYIKDIEDKPGPTPWGSKMPFGEVLLEYKECGGWVHSVGFSPSGDALAWVSHNSAISVVDAAQGKEVTQLTTGHLPLLSVLYVSETEIVAAGHDCCPYQFSYKGPGSLEFVKKVDIPKQSSKGNMSAMQHFRNLDKKATTEEEETGLGLHQNSITQLCILEGPKAKVEKFSSVGLDGAMVVWDFKH; encoded by the exons ATGTCCCTCTATAGCTTTGGATTGGAGCCTCTGTCCTGTCACGCCTGGAACAAAGACCGGACAC aaaTCGCAGTAAGCCCCAACAGCAATGATGTGCACATTTAccaaaagaaaggaaaggaatgGACTAAGATTCATGAACTGACAGAGCACAGTGGGCGAATCACAG gAATTGATTGGGCCCCAGAGTCCAACCGTATAGTGACATGTGCCGCAGATAGGAATGCCTATGTATGGACACTTAAGGATGGGGTTTGGAAGCCAACGTTAGTGCTGGTCCGCATTAATCGAGCTGCCACGTGTGTCAAGTGGTCACCTCTTGAGAACAAGTTTGCCCTTGGAAGTGGAGCCAAACTTATTTCAGTGTGCTACTTTGAAAAAGAAAATGACTG GTGGCTGAGTAAGCATATCAAGAAACCCATTAACTCCACCGTTCTGAGTCTAGACTGGCATCCCAATAACGTACTGCTGGCAGCCGGCTCCGCTGACCTCAACTGCAG AATTTTTTCTGCATATATCAAGGACATTGAGGACAAGCCTGGACCAACACCCTGGGGATCCAAAATGCCCTTTGGAGAGGTGCTTCTGGAGTATAAAGAGTGCGGTGGCTGGGTGCACAGTGTCGGTTTTTCTCCATCTGGTGATGCTCTGGCCTGGGTTAGCCACAACAGCGCCATCAGTGTAGTAGATGCCGCACAGGGAAAAGA GGTTACTCAGCTGACAACAGGACATCTTCCATTGCTGAGCGTGCTGTATGTCAGTGAGACTGAGATTGTAGCTGCG GGGCATGACTGTTGCCCTTATCAGTTCTCATACAAGGGTCCTGGAAGCTTGGAGTTTGTGAAGAAAGTGGACATTCCCAAGCAGAGCTCCAAGGGCAACATGTCTGCCATGCAGCATTTCCGCAATCTGGACAAAAAAGCGACTACTGAGGAGGAAGAAACTGGGTTGGGTCTGCACCAGAACAGCATCAC TCAGCTATGTATTCTGGAAGGGCCGAAAGCCAAGGTGGAGAAATTCAGCAGTGTGGGCTTAGATGGTGCCATGGTTGTCTGGGATTTCAAG CATTGA